One segment of Vagococcus martis DNA contains the following:
- a CDS encoding CDP-glycerol glycerophosphotransferase family protein: MKKMIEKLISIWFSMLGHLPKKNIVYFESFHGKQFSDNPKAIYDYLKKENTTLELVWGVTAGYEETFKEKKVPHVRRFSLRWFFMMPRAKFWVINTRTPLWLTKSKKTTYIQTWHGTPLKRIGTDIEEVNIPGYTKESYDKEFLAESKRWDYLTTSSSYTTTHFKQAFGYPGKIIEKGFPRNDQLVNLKQNNDKADDLRAILGISPDKKIVLYAPTWRETDNKTSEGYEFNIDFPYTNFLKQFSDEMVLLVRMHYLVAQTLDFSSWPSDQVIDVSTGYDMSDLLLISDVLITDYSSCLFDFSLTNRTMLFFMPDSTQYEEDIRGFYLPIQSLLPGPIIKEPDALIEQLKQIDDIVVDKQYEEFKQTFCNHETGKSAQHIAEIIKKEMSETR; this comes from the coding sequence ATGAAAAAAATGATAGAAAAATTGATTTCAATCTGGTTTAGTATGCTAGGCCATTTGCCGAAAAAAAATATTGTCTACTTTGAAAGCTTTCATGGTAAGCAGTTTAGTGATAATCCTAAAGCAATTTACGATTATTTAAAAAAAGAAAATACAACACTTGAACTAGTGTGGGGAGTAACAGCTGGATATGAGGAGACCTTTAAAGAAAAAAAGGTCCCTCATGTTCGACGTTTTTCTTTACGCTGGTTTTTTATGATGCCTAGAGCTAAATTTTGGGTGATTAATACGAGAACACCATTATGGTTAACAAAATCAAAAAAGACAACTTATATCCAAACATGGCACGGAACACCACTAAAACGAATTGGTACAGATATAGAAGAGGTCAATATACCTGGTTACACCAAAGAAAGTTATGACAAAGAATTTTTAGCAGAAAGCAAGAGATGGGATTATTTAACCACCTCAAGTAGCTATACTACTACACATTTTAAACAAGCATTCGGCTATCCTGGAAAAATCATCGAAAAAGGATTTCCAAGAAATGACCAGTTAGTTAATCTGAAACAAAATAATGATAAGGCTGATGATTTAAGAGCTATACTAGGCATCTCACCAGATAAGAAAATAGTTTTGTATGCACCTACTTGGCGTGAGACAGATAACAAGACATCAGAGGGCTATGAATTTAATATCGATTTTCCTTATACAAATTTTTTGAAACAGTTCAGTGATGAGATGGTATTGTTAGTCCGAATGCACTATTTAGTGGCACAAACACTTGATTTTTCAAGTTGGCCATCTGATCAAGTCATCGACGTTTCAACTGGATATGATATGAGTGATTTACTACTAATCAGTGATGTATTGATTACTGATTATTCCTCATGTCTATTTGATTTTAGTTTAACCAACAGAACAATGCTGTTCTTTATGCCAGATTCAACTCAATATGAAGAAGACATTCGTGGCTTTTATCTGCCCATTCAATCATTGTTGCCAGGACCGATTATTAAAGAACCTGATGCCTTAATCGAGCAATTAAAGCAAATAGATGATATTGTGGTGGATAAACAATACGAAGAGTTTAAACAAACATTTTGTAACCATGAAACTGGTAAATCAGCACAGCATATTGCAGAGATAATAAAAAAAGAAATGAGTGAAACACGATGA
- a CDS encoding CDP-glycerol glycerophosphotransferase family protein yields MSILSPVKRLAQPFVKTKLSPTGKRVETYTRFYINEPVQQDTILYESRDGKSLTDSPFAIFNYLLKQDIEKKYTHIWSIQSSDEMTYFMTRFKDLSNVLFVERNSEEYLKWLAKAEYLINNATFQSFVTIKDEQTYINTWHGTPLKTMGFDIPGNPNGARNVVRNFFMADVLISPNKHTTNMFLDSYRLRHNYQGVILEGGYPRMDATFNNNHDTVIRTLHERGVTLDLSKKILLYTPTCKSGEVAYTEQELRQIISETSVLRETFGDTYNILIKVHPFIYDKAKKEEGILPYLIPDGIDTNALLACVDCLVTDYSSIFFDYLVTDKPIVFYCWDDDLYSHERGKYFDYDELPGPVAFNLDELITILKELPKKMEEARWNYERFKRLYVPYEDGQVTQRYVDYLFFNQPLPEKIKEVRQSEDKETLLIYPGGLRKNGITSSFLNLLSNIDYEKYAVTCLLDNPKSLEQIDSIHRIPKEASILFNFGEPIYTFSESYQDLYYHIKGVNPSKKEKFPLNIYQRDARRLLGKTAFDVSIDFSGYSLYWTKTILGTTSEKKVCYLHSDMLADMDREVNGKKIHKMNVQGIISVYDFYDKLVSVSSVISDINKENLSQYADASKFVYSENLLNITDILSKEQDVPEQKVDYTTRLFREGKLTVEEDVTIYDTRPDSRYAKATTKSLLDSSVTVLGEFSYQEETYLKISQSDCYIGWINAAHIDIMPDSIQSETDVYDLSKLIVGKNSQLFTAPIGLDHSKPICSLASFDELYVLVTKKVITNTGTSFLVSNGSEDLGWVTPNVLREMSSVAVFKHQVAKKMLNKLFSASNRKQLNKLTEKAANHPINELVKVTAPMMVSDSASEEAIKTALPVGEKVVLISKNTSTHWVTILLDDGQHYFVKESELTVEKRDERFVLEVKDTLFSAVFTQSKAVIYASVEDVLDEKGLLSKVPKEITVTKFIVRNDRQEYYQVLLQNKRVWVKKEMVTFDFTKGVLNKDGLFFDYPKSDEPTFVTVGRLSQEKNQSLLIEAFHRYRETYQKGHLYIIGDGPERGKLEKKINELSLKNDITMVGQLNKPYIFMAYCDIFVLTSFYEGQSLVLLEALTLKMKVVSTDIPACRNVLDGGKYGMLAKTNDAKGVFQAMEATLKKKKNFKAFNPVQYNKKAMLDFYDITRLGNKCIVK; encoded by the coding sequence ATGAGTATACTATCTCCAGTCAAAAGGTTAGCTCAACCGTTTGTAAAAACTAAACTATCACCAACCGGAAAACGTGTTGAGACTTATACACGTTTTTATATAAATGAACCCGTGCAACAAGATACCATCCTTTATGAAAGTCGAGATGGTAAATCTCTGACGGATTCACCGTTTGCTATTTTTAATTACTTATTAAAACAAGACATAGAGAAAAAGTACACACATATATGGAGTATTCAGTCATCTGACGAGATGACTTATTTTATGACGCGATTTAAAGACCTGAGTAATGTCTTATTTGTCGAGCGAAACTCAGAAGAGTATTTGAAATGGTTAGCTAAAGCAGAGTATCTGATAAATAATGCAACCTTTCAATCGTTTGTTACGATTAAAGATGAGCAAACATATATCAATACGTGGCACGGGACACCGCTTAAAACAATGGGATTTGACATTCCAGGTAATCCAAATGGTGCACGTAATGTGGTTCGTAACTTTTTTATGGCTGACGTGTTAATCAGTCCAAATAAACATACCACCAATATGTTTTTAGATAGTTATCGTTTGCGACATAATTATCAAGGTGTGATTTTAGAAGGTGGCTACCCTCGGATGGATGCAACCTTTAATAACAATCACGATACAGTGATTCGCACACTACATGAACGAGGTGTGACACTTGATTTGAGTAAAAAAATCCTGTTATACACGCCAACATGTAAAAGTGGCGAAGTGGCTTATACAGAACAAGAACTTCGCCAAATCATCAGCGAGACATCTGTTTTAAGAGAAACATTTGGTGACACATACAATATCTTAATCAAAGTTCATCCATTTATTTATGACAAAGCCAAAAAAGAAGAAGGCATCTTACCGTATCTGATTCCTGATGGGATTGATACCAATGCCTTACTTGCATGCGTGGATTGTTTGGTGACAGATTATTCCAGTATCTTTTTTGATTATTTAGTGACTGATAAACCAATTGTCTTTTATTGTTGGGATGATGATTTATATAGTCACGAACGTGGGAAATACTTTGATTACGATGAGTTACCAGGGCCAGTAGCATTTAATCTCGATGAGTTAATCACTATTTTAAAAGAGTTGCCGAAAAAAATGGAGGAAGCACGCTGGAACTATGAGCGGTTCAAACGGTTATATGTGCCATATGAAGATGGACAGGTCACACAGCGATATGTCGATTATCTCTTTTTCAATCAGCCGCTTCCTGAGAAAATAAAAGAAGTCAGACAATCAGAAGATAAAGAGACACTGCTTATTTATCCTGGTGGGTTAAGAAAAAATGGGATTACCAGTAGTTTTCTGAATCTACTATCTAATATAGACTATGAAAAATATGCTGTAACGTGTCTTTTAGATAATCCAAAATCACTCGAACAGATTGATTCGATTCACCGTATTCCAAAAGAAGCATCTATCTTATTTAACTTTGGGGAGCCGATTTATACCTTTAGTGAAAGCTATCAAGATTTGTACTATCACATAAAAGGAGTCAACCCATCTAAAAAAGAAAAGTTTCCACTTAATATCTATCAAAGAGATGCAAGGAGACTACTTGGAAAAACTGCTTTTGATGTGAGTATTGATTTTAGTGGCTATAGTTTGTATTGGACTAAAACGATTCTAGGTACCACCTCAGAAAAGAAAGTGTGTTACTTACACAGTGACATGCTTGCTGATATGGATCGCGAGGTAAATGGTAAAAAAATCCACAAAATGAATGTTCAAGGAATCATCAGTGTGTATGATTTTTACGATAAATTAGTGTCAGTCTCTAGTGTGATTAGTGACATTAACAAAGAAAACTTATCTCAGTATGCTGATGCATCCAAATTTGTTTACTCAGAAAACTTGTTAAATATTACTGACATCCTATCAAAAGAACAAGATGTACCTGAGCAGAAAGTTGATTACACGACACGTTTATTTAGAGAAGGTAAACTTACAGTTGAAGAAGATGTCACAATCTATGACACTAGGCCAGATAGTCGTTATGCAAAAGCAACGACAAAATCATTACTTGATAGTTCAGTCACTGTTTTAGGAGAGTTTAGTTATCAAGAAGAAACTTATTTGAAAATCAGTCAGTCAGATTGCTATATTGGTTGGATAAATGCAGCACACATTGATATTATGCCAGACAGTATTCAATCAGAGACAGATGTCTATGATTTATCAAAATTGATAGTAGGTAAAAACTCACAGCTCTTTACAGCACCTATTGGGTTGGATCATTCTAAACCAATATGTTCTCTAGCTAGCTTTGATGAATTATATGTGTTGGTGACTAAAAAAGTTATCACGAATACAGGAACGAGCTTTTTAGTGTCCAATGGCTCTGAAGATTTAGGCTGGGTAACACCAAACGTCTTGCGTGAGATGAGTTCAGTGGCAGTATTTAAACATCAAGTAGCTAAAAAAATGCTAAACAAGTTGTTTTCAGCATCTAATCGAAAACAACTTAATAAACTGACGGAAAAAGCTGCCAACCATCCAATCAACGAGCTCGTAAAAGTGACAGCTCCGATGATGGTATCTGATAGTGCGAGTGAAGAAGCAATCAAAACAGCTCTACCAGTTGGAGAAAAAGTTGTGTTGATTTCAAAAAATACGAGCACACATTGGGTGACTATTCTTTTAGATGATGGCCAACACTATTTTGTCAAAGAATCTGAATTAACAGTTGAAAAACGTGATGAGAGATTTGTATTAGAAGTAAAAGACACGCTATTTTCTGCGGTCTTTACCCAATCAAAAGCGGTAATCTATGCCTCTGTTGAGGATGTCCTTGATGAAAAGGGACTACTATCTAAAGTACCTAAAGAAATTACCGTGACAAAATTCATCGTGAGAAATGACCGACAAGAATACTATCAAGTCTTACTCCAAAACAAACGCGTGTGGGTAAAAAAAGAGATGGTCACCTTTGACTTTACGAAAGGTGTATTGAATAAAGATGGCCTCTTTTTTGATTACCCTAAATCAGATGAACCAACTTTTGTCACAGTGGGAAGATTATCTCAAGAAAAAAATCAGTCGTTACTGATAGAGGCTTTTCATCGATACAGAGAAACTTATCAGAAAGGTCATTTATATATTATTGGTGATGGACCTGAAAGAGGAAAGTTAGAGAAAAAAATAAACGAATTATCACTAAAAAATGACATAACAATGGTAGGACAATTAAATAAACCATACATATTTATGGCATATTGTGATATATTTGTTTTAACGTCTTTTTATGAAGGGCAATCACTTGTGTTACTTGAAGCACTGACTTTAAAAATGAAAGTAGTATCGACAGATATACCAGCGTGTCGCAACGTGTTAGATGGCGGTAAATATGGGATGTTGGCTAAGACAAATGATGCCAAAGGGGTTTTCCAAGCGATGGAAGCCACACTTAAAAAGAAGAAAAACTTCAAAGCTTTTAATCCAGTCCAATACAATAAAAAAGCAATGTTGGATTTTTACGATATAACACGTTTAGGAAACAAATGTATAGTTAAATGA
- a CDS encoding YveK family protein — MEETVSLDEIFQLLKKKWTLIVSMLILGTVISTVVTLFVITPKYSSTTQLVVQTKDADSNINTDKINSNLLLINTYKDLVKSPTVTEKAKDRLVKDGMTDITKDYLSGVVSVEQNQNSQLFSIKAVTTNPIESAAIANTVSEVFQEEAVKMTETNKISIASEATPNNKAVSPNKKVNIAIGAVLGLIVGVMLALLGELFNRTVRSEEFVSETIGVPILGTLPIVSEREMEEIRKLQKNAFINEEFFLEVSDNYENSLNTEVDGLDFDLRMTKDFDDRY; from the coding sequence ATGGAAGAAACAGTTAGTTTAGATGAAATATTTCAACTTTTGAAAAAAAAGTGGACATTGATTGTGAGTATGCTTATTTTAGGTACCGTTATTTCGACAGTGGTCACGTTGTTTGTTATCACGCCTAAATACAGTTCGACAACACAATTAGTGGTTCAAACAAAAGATGCAGACTCAAATATCAATACTGATAAGATTAATTCAAATCTTTTATTAATTAATACATATAAAGATTTAGTGAAGAGTCCGACAGTCACTGAAAAAGCCAAAGACCGTTTAGTAAAAGATGGTATGACAGATATCACAAAAGATTATTTATCTGGTGTGGTTTCAGTTGAGCAAAATCAAAATTCACAGTTGTTTTCTATTAAAGCTGTGACAACTAATCCTATTGAGTCTGCTGCAATTGCAAATACAGTATCTGAAGTTTTCCAAGAAGAAGCAGTGAAGATGACTGAAACAAACAAAATATCCATTGCTTCTGAAGCAACGCCAAATAACAAAGCTGTGTCGCCAAATAAAAAAGTTAATATTGCCATTGGTGCTGTATTAGGTTTGATTGTTGGTGTGATGTTAGCTTTATTAGGTGAGTTATTCAATCGTACTGTTCGTTCAGAAGAGTTTGTTTCAGAAACGATAGGTGTACCAATATTAGGTACATTGCCAATTGTTAGTGAGCGTGAGATGGAAGAAATTAGAAAGTTACAAAAAAATGCTTTTATCAATGAAGAGTTTTTTCTTGAAGTGAGTGATAATTATGAAAACTCACTTAATACTGAAGTTGATGGATTAGATTTTGACTTAAGAATGACGAAAGATTTTGATGATAGATATTAA
- a CDS encoding CpsD/CapB family tyrosine-protein kinase, translating into MSKRNQHGRNKKNKLEASKPATLFTVIEPNSPISEQFRTIRTNIMHAQYGVQTHSIAITSAGPSEGKSTTAANLAVMFAKLGLKTLLVDADMRRPTAHMTFELDNSMGLSNILSIKKLSVGEVVKESNIPYLDVMTSGFKAPNPSELLASTRMQKLIKVLENLYDFVIFDMPPASTVTDVQLVASHLDGVAVVVRSNVTDKKQLQRTIELLEKVDSTIMGCIYFAESNLSYTDYYYS; encoded by the coding sequence ATGAGTAAGAGGAACCAACATGGTAGAAATAAAAAAAATAAACTAGAAGCATCAAAGCCTGCGACACTTTTTACGGTGATTGAGCCAAACTCACCAATCTCAGAGCAGTTTAGAACCATTCGTACAAATATCATGCATGCTCAATATGGAGTTCAAACACATAGTATCGCCATTACGTCAGCTGGACCTAGTGAAGGTAAATCAACGACAGCCGCAAATTTAGCAGTTATGTTTGCTAAGTTAGGATTGAAAACACTATTAGTTGATGCGGACATGCGACGTCCAACAGCTCATATGACGTTTGAATTAGATAACTCCATGGGGTTAAGTAATATTTTAAGCATCAAGAAACTCTCTGTGGGAGAGGTTGTAAAAGAAAGCAATATTCCCTATCTTGATGTCATGACAAGTGGGTTTAAAGCACCCAATCCTTCAGAGCTTTTGGCTAGTACAAGAATGCAAAAACTCATCAAAGTACTAGAAAATCTATACGATTTCGTAATTTTCGATATGCCACCAGCTTCAACTGTGACAGACGTGCAACTTGTCGCATCTCATTTAGATGGTGTGGCAGTTGTTGTTAGAAGTAACGTCACAGATAAAAAACAATTACAGAGAACCATTGAATTACTGGAAAAAGTAGATTCAACTATTATGGGATGTATTTACTTTGCTGAAAGTAATTTAAGTTACACAGATTACTACTATAGTTAA
- a CDS encoding tyrosine-protein phosphatase, with protein MFIDLHCHILPGIDDGAQTIEDSLFMAKAAVSEGISHILCTPHYNNGKYLNKKNDVISSVVHLQTVLDEQNIPLTLFEGQEIRISADLSRRMLKDEILFADLNDTYILIEFPFTTVPDYAYGVLSELCRNGHQPIIVHPERNNVFLEQPKRLDTFIEMGCLTQVTNGSYIGQFGKKIQRVTRQMIKHNQAHMLSSDAHNVSSRGFYTKQAYELLEKEFGKEKREAFEQITKDIVNGDKVKVDPVVSSKKHWVFS; from the coding sequence GTGTTTATTGATTTACATTGTCATATATTACCAGGTATAGATGACGGTGCTCAGACAATAGAAGATTCCCTTTTTATGGCAAAAGCAGCAGTGTCAGAAGGGATATCTCACATACTCTGCACACCTCATTATAATAATGGAAAGTATCTAAATAAAAAAAATGACGTCATCTCATCTGTCGTCCATTTACAAACAGTACTTGACGAACAGAATATCCCACTGACGTTATTTGAAGGACAAGAAATACGTATTTCTGCTGACTTATCTCGTCGAATGTTAAAAGATGAGATTTTATTTGCTGATTTAAATGACACGTACATCTTGATAGAGTTTCCGTTTACTACAGTACCAGATTATGCATATGGAGTGTTATCTGAGTTATGTCGTAATGGGCATCAGCCAATCATTGTTCATCCAGAGAGAAATAATGTTTTCTTAGAACAACCAAAACGTTTGGATACATTCATTGAGATGGGATGTCTCACACAAGTGACAAACGGCAGTTATATCGGCCAATTTGGGAAAAAAATCCAACGCGTCACAAGACAAATGATTAAGCACAATCAGGCACATATGTTGTCATCAGACGCGCATAATGTGTCGTCACGGGGGTTTTATACCAAACAAGCGTATGAATTATTAGAAAAAGAGTTTGGAAAAGAAAAAAGAGAAGCCTTTGAACAAATCACAAAAGATATTGTCAATGGCGATAAGGTAAAGGTTGACCCAGTTGTTTCTAGTAAAAAGCATTGGGTGTTTTCTTAA
- a CDS encoding polysaccharide biosynthesis protein, giving the protein MSILIGVDTVIIILANILVSFYTNFLYDINSPIPVKVIGLQIVLYLIFGSFFKVFNRLTRYTSINAIVSIFFAVTASSILEYIILGFYTSSSIEHLQILLAYFIVLLTIISSRVVWRLIVDYLNMYHNKGNKTCDNAFIIGAGDGGELLYNTVKYKSGQLGLNFKGFIDDDINKKNTYLSGLKVVGSIDDLPMLVKEYEVNVLTVAIPSMTASQYEHLLDVTRDLDVTINSIPSIEELAMGEVAVTKLREIDVVDLLGRDEVKLDMDAIKTQLANETILVTGAGGSIGSEICRQVMAFSPKKLVLLGHGENSIYLIEKELRQKYADKITEIVPTIADVRDAKRMFDVMHEHKPSIVYHAAAHKHVPLMEYNPSEALKNNIYGTKNVAEAALANDVDSFVMVSTDKAVKPPNVMGSTKRIAEMIVTGLNGKGKTKFSAVRFGNVLGSRGSVVPLFKEQVAKGGPVTVTDFRMTRYFMTIPEASRLVIQSGALAKGGEIFILDMGEPVKIVDLAKKVVKLSGYSENEIQIVESGIRPGEKLYEELLVDKERSKEQVHEKIFVGNVNGFTYDEVMKKLDELPEDYTELAKELVLFANQSSEE; this is encoded by the coding sequence ATGTCGATATTAATCGGGGTAGACACAGTTATTATCATTTTAGCTAACATTTTAGTTAGTTTTTATACCAATTTTTTGTACGATATAAATAGCCCTATCCCAGTAAAAGTGATAGGGTTACAAATTGTGTTGTACTTGATATTTGGGTCATTTTTTAAAGTCTTTAATAGACTGACCAGATATACAAGTATCAATGCGATTGTTTCAATATTCTTCGCAGTAACAGCATCAAGTATTTTAGAGTACATCATACTAGGTTTTTATACATCATCTTCGATTGAACATTTACAGATATTATTAGCTTATTTTATTGTATTATTGACGATTATCAGCTCACGCGTGGTGTGGCGATTGATTGTCGATTATTTAAACATGTACCACAATAAAGGAAATAAAACGTGCGATAATGCCTTTATTATTGGTGCAGGAGATGGTGGCGAGCTACTTTACAATACCGTGAAGTATAAATCCGGACAGTTAGGATTAAACTTTAAAGGATTTATAGATGATGATATTAATAAAAAAAATACGTATCTATCTGGGTTAAAAGTCGTGGGGTCAATTGATGACCTACCAATGTTAGTGAAAGAATATGAAGTTAATGTGTTGACGGTGGCGATTCCGTCGATGACAGCTAGTCAGTATGAGCATCTACTTGATGTGACACGCGATTTGGATGTCACCATCAACTCGATTCCGTCAATTGAAGAGTTAGCGATGGGTGAAGTTGCGGTGACAAAACTTCGCGAGATTGATGTCGTTGATTTACTCGGACGTGATGAAGTCAAACTTGATATGGATGCCATCAAAACACAACTAGCCAATGAAACCATCCTCGTAACAGGGGCAGGTGGCTCGATTGGCTCAGAAATCTGCCGACAAGTCATGGCCTTTTCACCAAAAAAACTCGTACTACTTGGTCATGGTGAAAACTCGATTTACTTAATAGAAAAAGAATTACGACAAAAGTATGCGGATAAAATTACGGAAATAGTACCAACGATTGCGGACGTAAGAGATGCTAAACGAATGTTTGATGTGATGCATGAACACAAACCGTCGATAGTCTATCATGCTGCCGCTCATAAGCATGTCCCTTTGATGGAGTACAACCCATCAGAAGCCTTAAAAAATAATATTTACGGTACAAAAAACGTGGCTGAAGCTGCTTTAGCCAATGATGTGGATAGCTTTGTCATGGTATCAACAGATAAAGCCGTCAAACCACCCAATGTGATGGGATCAACTAAACGCATTGCTGAAATGATCGTGACCGGTCTAAACGGCAAAGGGAAAACAAAATTCTCTGCCGTTCGTTTTGGTAATGTATTAGGCAGTCGAGGAAGTGTGGTCCCGCTCTTTAAAGAACAAGTCGCAAAAGGTGGACCAGTCACTGTGACAGATTTTCGTATGACACGCTACTTCATGACCATACCAGAAGCGAGCCGTTTGGTTATCCAATCAGGTGCTTTAGCAAAAGGTGGCGAAATCTTTATCTTAGACATGGGAGAACCAGTGAAGATAGTTGATTTAGCTAAAAAAGTCGTTAAGTTGAGTGGGTATAGTGAAAATGAAATCCAAATAGTAGAAAGTGGTATCAGACCAGGCGAGAAACTTTACGAAGAGTTACTAGTCGATAAAGAACGATCGAAAGAACAAGTTCATGAAAAAATCTTCGTCGGAAATGTCAATGGGTTTACCTATGATGAAGTGATGAAAAAACTAGACGAGTTGCCAGAAGACTATACAGAGTTAGCAAAAGAGTTGGTACTATTTGCTAATCAATCAAGTGAGGAGTAG
- a CDS encoding DegT/DnrJ/EryC1/StrS family aminotransferase, whose translation MKEFERIYLSSPHMSDEGYEQEYVKEAFDTNWVAPLGKNVDGFEQELADYVGIDHAAALSSGTSAIHLALKAVGVTEGDIVFCQSLTFSATANPIIYVGATPVFIDSDRKTWNMDPKALKKAFEKYTPKAVLVVHLYGQSADLDEIKALCDEYNVALIEDAAESLGTLYKGKHTGTIGDYGIFSFNGNKIITTSGGGMLVSNNEEKINKTRFWATQSRDQERHYQHSEIGYNYRMSNIVAGIGRGQLKVLDDRVEKKRQIFSLYKEHLGELDGVIFPNENEFEYSNHWLSPMLVTKHVTPIEIMEALEKENIESRPIWKPMHLQPVFSSYDYIGGNVSEELFNQGICLPSDTKMSVEQQMRVINIIKELFGEKDL comes from the coding sequence ATGAAAGAGTTTGAGAGAATTTATTTATCATCACCCCATATGAGTGATGAAGGCTATGAGCAAGAATATGTGAAAGAAGCTTTTGATACAAACTGGGTTGCCCCACTTGGAAAAAACGTTGATGGTTTTGAACAAGAATTAGCTGACTATGTAGGGATTGACCATGCAGCTGCCTTAAGTTCAGGAACATCAGCTATACACCTAGCGTTAAAAGCTGTTGGAGTAACAGAGGGTGACATCGTTTTTTGCCAAAGTTTAACTTTTTCAGCAACTGCTAATCCGATTATTTATGTAGGAGCTACTCCTGTTTTTATAGATAGTGATAGAAAAACTTGGAATATGGATCCAAAAGCACTGAAGAAAGCTTTTGAAAAATATACACCTAAAGCAGTGTTAGTTGTTCATCTTTATGGCCAATCAGCTGATTTAGATGAAATAAAAGCTTTATGTGATGAATACAATGTAGCATTGATTGAAGATGCTGCAGAAAGTTTAGGGACTCTTTATAAGGGGAAACATACAGGCACTATAGGTGATTATGGTATTTTCTCTTTTAATGGTAATAAAATTATCACTACATCAGGTGGTGGTATGCTTGTTTCAAACAATGAAGAAAAAATAAATAAAACACGTTTTTGGGCTACACAAAGTAGAGACCAAGAAAGACACTATCAACATTCAGAGATTGGTTATAACTATCGTATGAGTAATATAGTCGCAGGTATTGGTCGAGGACAATTAAAAGTACTAGATGACAGAGTTGAAAAGAAAAGACAAATATTCTCATTATATAAAGAGCATTTAGGAGAGTTAGATGGTGTTATCTTTCCAAATGAAAATGAATTTGAGTATTCAAATCATTGGTTATCACCAATGTTAGTTACAAAACATGTGACACCAATTGAGATTATGGAAGCTTTGGAAAAAGAAAATATTGAGAGCAGACCAATATGGAAACCAATGCACCTACAACCAGTTTTTTCTTCGTATGATTATATTGGTGGCAATGTATCAGAAGAATTATTCAATCAAGGAATATGTCTACCGAGTGATACAAAAATGAGTGTAGAACAACAAATGAGAGTAATCAACATTATAAAAGAATTATTTGGAGAGAAAGATTTATGA
- a CDS encoding sugar transferase produces MIEETFYVKYMKRFLDIILSGLALIVLSPVYLVVAILVRTKLGSPVIFIQKRPGKDNKIFNMYKFRTMTDKRDEQGDLLPDDERLTSFGKMLRSTSLDELPELWNIFKGDMSIVGPRPLLIEYLDIYTDDQIKRHLVRPGLTGLAQVNGRNAISWNEKFQFDIDYIESISLLLDIKIVFLTIKKVLIKEGISSDTSVTIEKFNGEN; encoded by the coding sequence ATGATAGAGGAAACATTCTATGTTAAGTATATGAAACGATTTTTAGATATAATCCTTTCAGGGTTGGCATTGATTGTTTTATCACCAGTTTATTTGGTAGTCGCTATTTTGGTTAGAACAAAACTAGGCTCACCAGTTATATTTATACAAAAAAGACCAGGTAAAGATAATAAGATTTTTAATATGTATAAGTTTCGAACAATGACAGATAAAAGAGATGAACAGGGGGATTTATTGCCAGATGATGAAAGGCTGACATCATTTGGAAAAATGCTTCGTTCCACTAGTTTAGATGAATTACCAGAATTGTGGAATATATTTAAAGGTGATATGTCTATAGTTGGACCAAGACCACTATTAATAGAGTACCTTGATATATATACAGATGACCAAATTAAAAGACATCTAGTAAGACCTGGATTAACTGGATTAGCTCAAGTAAATGGAAGAAATGCTATCTCATGGAATGAAAAGTTTCAATTTGATATTGATTATATTGAATCTATTTCTTTATTACTAGATATAAAAATAGTCTTTTTAACAATAAAAAAAGTACTTATCAAAGAGGGGATTAGTTCAGATACTTCAGTTACGATAGAAAAATTCAATGGAGAAAATTAA